In a single window of the Osmerus eperlanus chromosome 4, fOsmEpe2.1, whole genome shotgun sequence genome:
- the LOC134018471 gene encoding L-rhamnose-binding lectin CSL3-like yields the protein MSRNTMSPRLTLGALILLACCMSTGAVTTDICEGQQATLNCGSSVINVVSANYGRTDRVTCISGRPRHQIRNTNCLNPATFPLVTSMCNGHTSCSLDASNSVFSDPCYGTYKYLHVIYNCIPPKTTVICEGQQATLNCGSSHINVVSANYGRTDRVTCITGRPPSQISNTNCLNPTTLLSVAGMCNGHTSCSLSASNSVFSDPCYGTYKYLYVTYTCT from the exons ATGTCTAGAAACACCATGAGTCCTCGTCTCACGCTGGGTGCTCTGATCT tGCTGGCATGTTGTATGTCTACAGGAGCAG TGACTACAGACATCTGTGAAGGTCAGCAGGCCACCTTGAACTGTG GGAGTTCTGTGATCAACGTGGTCAGTGCTAACTATGGACGCACCGACCGTGTGACCTGCATCTCTGGTCGTCCACGACATCAGATTCGCAACACCAACTGCCTCAACCCCGCAACCTTCCCGTTGGTGACTAGCAT GTGCAATGGGCATACAAGCTGTTCTCTGGATGCCTccaactctgtgttctctgatcccTGTTATGGAACCTACAAATACCTGCATGTGATCTACAACTGCATTCCCCCAA AGACGACAGTGATCTGTGAAGGTCAGCAGGCTACCCTAAACTGTG ggaGTTCTCATATCAACGTTGTCAGTGCTAACTATGGACGCACAGACAGGGTGACCTGCATCACTGGTCGTCCACCAAGCCAGATTAGCAACACCAACTGCCTCAACCCCACAACCTTGCTGTCGGTGGCTGGCAT GTGCAATGGACATACAAGctgttctctgtctgcctccaacTCTGTGTTCTCGGATCCCTGTTATGGAACCTACAAATACCTGTATGTGACCTATACCTGCACATGA